TTTGTGGATGAGGAGGGCAATGCCATAAGGCGCAATGCAAGGTACTATCCCGAAAGACTTGAGAACGGAGAGACTCGTGCAGAACTCCTTGCACGCAGTAAGGGGCTACTTATGATGTCACCCGAGAAATGGACAGACACACAGAAGGAACGTGCAGAAATACTGTTCCGTGAGTTTCCGGACATAAAGACGGCTTTCTCGCTTACCCACTCTCTTCGAATGATTTTCTCGCAGAGGTGTACTAAGGAGCAAGGTGCTGTCAGCCTGCATTCATGGTACTCGAAGGTCGGTGAGTTCGGCAACAAAGCGTTCAATGATATTGCTGCCGCCATGTACGACCGTGAGGATGAGATCCTTAACTATTTTGTCAATCGCTCTACCAATGCATCAGCTGAATCCCTCAATGCAAAGATCAAGCATTTCAGAGCACAACTCAGAGGTATTATTGACCGTAAGTTCTTTCTCTTCAGACTAATGAAGATCTATGCCTAATCCACACACTTTTACTGGTGACCCGTTTTTCTTCTGACAAGTTGGAAATTAGGGACTTCCAAAACGAGCTTCGGATAAGAAACAAGGTGGGCGCTTACACCTTGCGTGTATATACATGGCACAAATGCGCCCTTTCGTCAAGAGAGGGTGCATCTTGTGCTATCCATATATACCTTCTTGGCGTAGGCTTCTGCACTTCATTCTTTGAGCTCAAAGGTCCCCTAATACCTCAACTTACAAAGGATGGTTAGTACAGAACTCCTACGCCATTTCTTTTGATAGATAATCCTTAACCATTACCTTCTGCTTAGAGGAGTCGGTAGAATAAAGACCAAAGTACTCAGATGGCAAATAGTGGATTAGCAAATGCAAAAAATGCAAAGAACGATGAGTTTTACACTCAATATTATGATATAGAAAAAGAAATGAACGCATACCTGGAATATAATCCAGATGTATTCAAAGATAAAACTATCCTTTTTCCATGCGATGACCCTGAATGGAGTAATTTCACAAAATTCTTTGCTCAAAACTTTGAACGATTCGGTCTAAAAAAAACTGATAAGTACAAGTTATGCTCCAGAAAGCAAAAAGTATAAGACTGGTTATCAACCCTCTCTTTTCGAGCAAAACGACATCAAGTTCGATAAAGACAAAACCAAGACAAATGGTAAGATATTCGTTCTTGACCATGATGTTTCTGGAGATGGGAAAATTGACGTGGAAGACTTACAGTGGAATTATCTACAGGGAGATGGAGATTTCCGAAGTACAGAAATCAAGAATCTCCGCGACGAAGCAGACATCATTATAACTAATCCTCCATTTTCTTTATTCAGAGATTTTTTAGGTTGGATAATTGAAGCTAAGAAACAGTTCGTAATAATCGGAAATATGAATGCAGTAACTTACAAAGAAGTCTTCCCCCTAATTAAAGACAATATCATTTGGATGGGATGCACGATTCACAGTGGTGACCGAGAATTTGGAGTACCAGATACATATCCTTTGACTGCTTCAGGATGGAGAATTGATGAAAACGGTAAAAAATATATTAGAGTAAAAGGAGTACGCTGGTATACTAACATCGAACATGGTCGCCGCCATCAACCATTGCCTTTAATGACTCTAGAAGACAACCTAAAGTTTAGTAAGCATAAAGAACTCAAAGGGCGTAGCTCTTATATTCATTATGCCAACTATGATGCTATAGATGTGCCTTATACAGATGCTATCCCTTCCAACTATGATGAAAAAATGGGAGTTCCTATCAGTTTCTTGGATAAGTATTGTCCTGAACAATTTGAGATTATCGGGCAAACACAAGGTGACTCTGGCAAAGCTTTAGGTCTAAAGCCCTTCGACCGAGAATTGAAGAAGCTGAACAAGAGCTTGCGTGATGGCCAACTTTACTATATGGAAGATGGCATTCCTCAAAAGCCATACGCTAGAATATTAATCCGACATAAAAAATAAGAATCATGAAACCAACATTATATACAAATTGGACTATAGCAGACATCTGCAAAGGTTTTGTCTATAACGAACATGAAGGAAAAGGTTTATTTGGCTTGAACGGCCAGCTGACTATCCAACCAGAATACCAACGCAACTATATTTATTGCGACGGCAAGAAAGACGTAGCCGTTGTGGATTCTATCCTAAAAGGCTATCCCATCGGCTTGATATATTTCAACAAGACCAAAGATGGACGATACGAAGTACTTGATGGTCAGCAACGTATCACTAGTTTCGGCAGATACGCCACCATGAAGCTAGCCGTAAAAGTGAACGGAAAAGAGCAATATCTTGATGGACTAGACGAGGAATCACGAGAACGATTCCTAAACACCAAGCTGACTATCTATGTTTGCGAGGGAGAAGAAGCCGAAATCAAGCAGTGGTTCAAGACCATTAATATTAGCGGAGTTCCGCTTAACGAGCAAGAACTGTTAAATGCCATCTATTCTGGCACATTCGTCACAGCTGCGAAAGAGGTATTCAGCAACAGCCGGAACTCAAACATCCAGAAATGGAGTGCCTACATTAAAGCAGATGTTAAAAGACAAGGCTTCTTGGAACGAGCTTTGCAATGGATAAGTGCTAGTAAAGGCGTAAGTATAGATAATTACATGTCGCTTCACCGCCGTGACTCCAATATCCAAGAGCTGCTATCTTACTTCGACAGCGTGATAGACTGGATTTCAGCTACCTTCTACAAGACATACGATAAAATGTGTGGTTTAGAATGGGGACGTTTATACGAAACCTATCATAAAAAGCCATATGATTTGGCAAAACTGAACAAAAGAGTAGAAGAACTTTTAGCTGATGAAGCCGTAACCAAGCAAGCAGGAATCTTTGAGTATGTTCTTGGAGGCGAGCAACAACCAGAACTGTTAGAAATTCGCCTATTCGAAAAATCGATAAAACAAAAAGCATACGAGAGACAGACCAAGGACGCAAAAACAAAGGGCATCTCAAATTGTCCACTTTGCGCACAAACAGACAACAATCGTAAGAGTTATATCTATAGAATCACCGAGATAGAAGCCGACCATGTTACTGCATGGAGCAAAGGTGGCAAAACAGACTTGGCAAATTGCCAAATGCTTTGCAAGATGCACAACAGAACGAAAGGTAACAAATAATATATCAAAACATCCTCATCTGAAACACATAACAGATGAGGACGTTTTTTATTCCGCCAAATTAGGTAACGAATCACAGCCAAATTGGGTAACAAATCACAGCCAAATTGGGTAACGAATCACAGCCAAATTAAGTAAAAACATGCCGCCAAATTTGGTAATTCCGAGATTTTATCGTATATTTGCAGCCGAAATAAAGGAGATTCAATATGAAAGAATACAAAAAAAGAATTGCAGATAAACTATTGGAATACAGACTCGAAGAAGTTGGAGCAGTATTGATAGAAGGGCCAAAATGGTGTGGAAAAACTACCACAGCAGAACAAAAGGCCAAAAGCGTGCTATATATGGCAGATCCAGACAACCAAAACAACTATCTGGAAATGGCAAATTTAAAGATAAAAATGCTCCTGAAAGGAGAAAAGCCACGACTCATTGACGAATGGCAAATCATACCGCAAATCTGGGATGCCATCAGATTTGAAGTGGACCACCAGGGTGAGGAAGGCTTGTTTATCCTCACAGGATCTGCCGTGCCTGCATCTTCCGAAAAAATACATCACACGGGTACAGGACGTTTCGCCTGGATTACCATGCGACCTATGTCATTATGGGAATCAGGAGAATCTACAGGAGAAGTTAGCATCAGCGAACTGTTCAAGGGAAATGCAAACCTGGAAGGTTTCAACAAATTGAAACTGGAAGACATCGCCTATCTCGTATGCAGAGGTGGATGGCCTAGTGCCACTACCAAGAACCCAAGAGCCGCTTTGCGACAGGCATACGACTATTACGATGCGGTGGTAAAGAGTGATATTTCAAGAGTGGATGAAATCAGCAGAAACAGCGAACGAACTAAGTTGCTTCTGCGTTCATACGCCCGTTCACAAGGTGGCCAAGTAAGTATCGGAGCCATAAGACAAGACATGATGGAAAACGATGATGAGACACTGGCAGACAAGACTGTACAGAGTTACATTGGTGCACTCAAAAAAATCTTCGTCATAGAGGACATGCCTGCCTGGAATCCGAACCTTCGCAGCAAGACAGCCATCCGTTCGGCTGAAACCCGATATTTCGTTGATCCATCCATTGCGGTGGCTGCTTTAGGTCTAGGTCCTGATGATCTCATCAACGACTTGGAGACTTTCGGTTTGCTTTTCGAGACGCTATGCGTCCGTGATCTTCGTGTATATGCTGATGCCATCGACGGCAACGTATATCATTACCGCGACAAGAACGGTTTGGAATGTGATGCAGTTATCCATCTCCGCAACGGCTCATACGGCCTCATCGAAATCAAGCTGGGTGGTGCACAAGCCATCGAAAAAGGAGTCTCTACACTAACTGCTCTTGCAGATAAGATAGACACGACCAAGATGAAAGCTCCATCTTTCATGATGGTACTCACTGCCGTAGGAGACTATGCTTACCGCAGAGAAGACGGAGTATATGTGGTACCTATCGGCTGCTTGAAAGACTAGTTTGGGATGGGATAT
This Segatella copri DSM 18205 DNA region includes the following protein-coding sequences:
- a CDS encoding HNH endonuclease family protein; translation: MKPTLYTNWTIADICKGFVYNEHEGKGLFGLNGQLTIQPEYQRNYIYCDGKKDVAVVDSILKGYPIGLIYFNKTKDGRYEVLDGQQRITSFGRYATMKLAVKVNGKEQYLDGLDEESRERFLNTKLTIYVCEGEEAEIKQWFKTINISGVPLNEQELLNAIYSGTFVTAAKEVFSNSRNSNIQKWSAYIKADVKRQGFLERALQWISASKGVSIDNYMSLHRRDSNIQELLSYFDSVIDWISATFYKTYDKMCGLEWGRLYETYHKKPYDLAKLNKRVEELLADEAVTKQAGIFEYVLGGEQQPELLEIRLFEKSIKQKAYERQTKDAKTKGISNCPLCAQTDNNRKSYIYRITEIEADHVTAWSKGGKTDLANCQMLCKMHNRTKGNK
- a CDS encoding adenine-specific methyltransferase EcoRI family protein, with amino-acid sequence MANSGLANAKNAKNDEFYTQYYDIEKEMNAYLEYNPDVFKDKTILFPCDDPEWSNFTKFFAQNFERFGLKKTDKYKLCSRKQKV
- a CDS encoding ATP-binding protein; this translates as MKEYKKRIADKLLEYRLEEVGAVLIEGPKWCGKTTTAEQKAKSVLYMADPDNQNNYLEMANLKIKMLLKGEKPRLIDEWQIIPQIWDAIRFEVDHQGEEGLFILTGSAVPASSEKIHHTGTGRFAWITMRPMSLWESGESTGEVSISELFKGNANLEGFNKLKLEDIAYLVCRGGWPSATTKNPRAALRQAYDYYDAVVKSDISRVDEISRNSERTKLLLRSYARSQGGQVSIGAIRQDMMENDDETLADKTVQSYIGALKKIFVIEDMPAWNPNLRSKTAIRSAETRYFVDPSIAVAALGLGPDDLINDLETFGLLFETLCVRDLRVYADAIDGNVYHYRDKNGLECDAVIHLRNGSYGLIEIKLGGAQAIEKGVSTLTALADKIDTTKMKAPSFMMVLTAVGDYAYRREDGVYVVPIGCLKD
- a CDS encoding adenine-specific methyltransferase EcoRI family protein gives rise to the protein MSTSYAPESKKYKTGYQPSLFEQNDIKFDKDKTKTNGKIFVLDHDVSGDGKIDVEDLQWNYLQGDGDFRSTEIKNLRDEADIIITNPPFSLFRDFLGWIIEAKKQFVIIGNMNAVTYKEVFPLIKDNIIWMGCTIHSGDREFGVPDTYPLTASGWRIDENGKKYIRVKGVRWYTNIEHGRRHQPLPLMTLEDNLKFSKHKELKGRSSYIHYANYDAIDVPYTDAIPSNYDEKMGVPISFLDKYCPEQFEIIGQTQGDSGKALGLKPFDRELKKLNKSLRDGQLYYMEDGIPQKPYARILIRHKK